In Alcaligenes faecalis, the sequence GCAGTTCCTGCTGGGCTTCCAGCAGGGAGGAATTATCGATGCAAGGGCTTAACAAAGCAGGGATTCCAATGTACGGCGATAAATGTTTTTAAGGGGCTCAAGATCAGCAACGGCAACGTGTTCGTTGATTTGATGGATGCTGGCGTTGAGCGGGCCAAATTCGACCACTTGAGGGCAGATTTTAGCGATAAAGCGACCATCCGAGGTGCCGCCTGTCGTGGACAGATCGGTTTCCACGCCGGTTTCGGTTTCAATGGCCTTGGCAAGGGCCTGGCTCAGCGGGCCGGCCTCGGTCAGGAAGGGCTCGCCACCCACCGTCCACTCCAGTTGGAAGTCCACGCCATGGCGGCGCAAAATGGACTCCACTTCGGCTTGCAGACCGGCAGGTGTTTGCTCGGTGGAGAAACGGAAGTTGAAATGCACATCCAGCTGACCGGGGATCACATTACTCGCGCCGGTACCGGCATGGATATTGGAGATCTGAAAGCTGGTAGGCGGAAAGTCGATATTGCCAGCGTCCCACATGCGGTCTGTCAGTTCGTGCAGCGCCGGAGCGAACACATGCAGCGGGTTGATGGCCAATTGCGGGTACGCTACATGACCTTGGCGACCCTTCACGATCAGGTGACCGGACAAGGAGCCGCGCCGGCCATTTTTAATGGTGTCACCCAATTGGCGCGAGCAGGTGGGCTCGCCCACGATGCAGTAGTCCAGTTGTTCGCCACGTTCTTTCAGGACTCGGCAAACATGCACGGTGCCGTCGGTGGCCGGGCCTTCCTCATCCGAAGTCAGCAGCAGGGCAATCGAGCCTTTGTGCTCTGGATGGGCCTGGGTAAATTCCTCGACCGCGTGGATGAAGGCCGCAATCGAGGCTTTCATATCCGCAGCGCCACGGCCATATAGTTGTCCGTCGCGCACGGTGGGTTCAAACGGGGGCGAGTCCCAGGCCGCTTCCGGCCCGGTAGGCACCACATCCGTGTGACCGGCAAAAACAAACAAGGGCGCCTGGGTGCCACGGCGGGCCCACAGGTTGGACACCGGGCCGCTGGGCAGATGTTCCAGGCTAAAGCCCGCTTGCTCCAGCCTTGCGCCCAGCCATTGCTGGCAGTGGGCGTCCTCGGGGGTGACCGAGGGGCGGGCAATCAGGGCTTTCAGGGTGTCTAGTACAGAAAAGTCAGTGCTCATGTTCAGGCGCGAAGTAAATCATTAATACTGGTCTTGGCGCGGGTACGGGCATCCACACGCTTGACGATGATGGCGCAGGCCAGGCTGTACAGCCCATCGGCCGAAGGCAGGGAGCCAGGGACCACTACCGAACCGGCAGGGACACGGCCTTGATAAATCTTGCCCGTTTCGCGCTCGTAAATTTTGGTGCTTTGCGACAGGAATACGCCCATGGCCAGCACCGAGTTCTCTTCCACGATGACCCCTTCCACCACTTCGGAACGAGCACCGATAAAACAGTTGTCCTCAATGATAGTGGGGTTGGCTTGCAGAGGCTCCAATACCCCGCCGATACCGACGCCGCCCGACAGGTGAACATGCTTGCCGATCTGGGCGCAGGAGCCGACGGTAGCCCAGGTATCAACCATGGTGCCTTCACCGACATACGCGCCGATGTTCACAAAAGAGGGCATCAGCACGACATCGGGAGCCACGTAAGCGCCTTGGCGCACCACGGCACCGGGAACGGCGCGAAAGCCTGCCTGGGCAAAGGCGGCCTGGTCATGCTGCTCGAATTTCAGCGGCACCTTGTCATAGAAGGGAGCGGGTTCGCTGGCCATGACGCGGTTCTCCTTGATTCTGAAGGACAGGAGAATCGCTTTCTTGACCCAGTCGTTGACCTGCCACTGTCCGTCGATCTTTTCCGCCACACGCAGGGAACCGTAATCCAGCTTTTCGATCACGGTATGGATGGCCGTGCGCAGTTCAATGCTGTGTTCCTGGGGGGAGAGGGAAGCTCGTTGTTCCCACGCCGATTCGATCAGACTTTGGAGGTCGCTCATAGGCTAGG encodes:
- the dapE gene encoding succinyl-diaminopimelate desuccinylase produces the protein MSTDFSVLDTLKALIARPSVTPEDAHCQQWLGARLEQAGFSLEHLPSGPVSNLWARRGTQAPLFVFAGHTDVVPTGPEAAWDSPPFEPTVRDGQLYGRGAADMKASIAAFIHAVEEFTQAHPEHKGSIALLLTSDEEGPATDGTVHVCRVLKERGEQLDYCIVGEPTCSRQLGDTIKNGRRGSLSGHLIVKGRQGHVAYPQLAINPLHVFAPALHELTDRMWDAGNIDFPPTSFQISNIHAGTGASNVIPGQLDVHFNFRFSTEQTPAGLQAEVESILRRHGVDFQLEWTVGGEPFLTEAGPLSQALAKAIETETGVETDLSTTGGTSDGRFIAKICPQVVEFGPLNASIHQINEHVAVADLEPLKNIYRRTLESLLC
- the dapD gene encoding 2,3,4,5-tetrahydropyridine-2,6-dicarboxylate N-succinyltransferase, with translation MSDLQSLIESAWEQRASLSPQEHSIELRTAIHTVIEKLDYGSLRVAEKIDGQWQVNDWVKKAILLSFRIKENRVMASEPAPFYDKVPLKFEQHDQAAFAQAGFRAVPGAVVRQGAYVAPDVVLMPSFVNIGAYVGEGTMVDTWATVGSCAQIGKHVHLSGGVGIGGVLEPLQANPTIIEDNCFIGARSEVVEGVIVEENSVLAMGVFLSQSTKIYERETGKIYQGRVPAGSVVVPGSLPSADGLYSLACAIIVKRVDARTRAKTSINDLLRA